The window gcatacatgtatgtatgagtaaattttttaataaattagccATGGAAGGAGGAACATTGTCCATGATCTTTGAAGACCCACTTAGATTAGTGAACTCGATTTAGTTAATGCCTGGCCTTCATATCTGTAAGCCAATGTCTACATTTGAAATGTGAGCAGAGGGAGGGGTCATATCCATAATGCTTGCAATGTCATGAATCTCACAAAAGTTGGCTCAAGGCATAGATGTGGTGTTAACTAGTCATTTTAGACTAATTATCCTATGTTATTCTAGAGCTAATATAACCAGaacaatgagaaagaaagagacaacacTATTCCTATATAGATCCCCAGATAACCGTTGACAATACTGCTGTCATTGCAAAAGTCTTTGTCATCACAACAGGTGCGGAGGAAACAACCAGTAACATTATATTTGCGTGGATTAGATGAGCAGTTATGAAATTCTTCTGTGGTGTGTGAAGTGCAGATTCCAGCCGAGCATGACCTAACAATTGACTTGTACCGAGGGAAAAGTCTTCCAAGCTGATAGATAACTTTCTGTaaaaaataggtaaataaataaattaaaaaatatataaaagaagggctgaataagattaaaaagaaaagaaagaaaaggggttAACAAAACAGCTTCATCATGAtatgaaggagtggctgtgtggtaagtagcttcctaaccaaccacatggttccgggttcagtcccactgcgtggcatcttgggcaagtgtcttctgctatagccccgggagaaccaatgccttgtgagtggatttggtaggtggaaactgaaagaagcctgtcgtatatatgtatatatatatatgtgtatgtgtgtgtgtttgtgtgtctgtgtttgtccccctagcattgcttgacaaccgatgctggtgtgtttacgtccccgtcacttagcgtttcggcaaaagagactgatagaataagtactgggcttacaaagaataagtcctggggtcaatttgctcgactaatggcggtgctccagcatggctgcagtcatgactgaaacaagtaaaagagagtaaagagagagtatatatttgCTGGTATATAACGGGCATGTCCCACATATCCTGAAAACCAAGTCCTCCCAAACTGTGATGGTCCGTGGATGTGTCTCTTGTGAGATTGACATCATGCTGcctcacatctttgaacaggggcTTAGGCTCAATTCAAACGGTTATGTGAAGTTGCTGGAGACTGTAGTCAATCCCTGgttggagagggttgctgctggaaggtcaTATGGGCGACAGCAGGATTCAGCTTTTTGTCATACCTCTAGAAAGAGTGAGAAGTGGTTACTGGAGGATTTCTATGATTTCACTTCCAGCCCCAATTTCTATTCTCCTAATTTCTCTAATCGTAATCCAatggattattatgtgtggggtgtgagtgagaaagacatcaactgctctgcctgcaacaccaaggctgagCTGGTGGTCAGGATCAATGAGGTATTCGATGATCTTCCTAGGGAAGCAATGAGGAACatttgcaccaggttccagaacCATCTCGAGGCCATAGTGGAAGCTGAGGGCAGTTTGacatttaaaaattgttttgattttttaaaatatatttttattttgggaTTAGGTATTCCTTTTATGTAAACTGACAAATTTAGCCAAAACCTGCCAAGAGGAAGTTGTGTTTCTGCtggtatttttaatgaaaacaattgAATAGAGGTGATAgaaagtaagtgagagagagaggggggagagagggagagagagagagagagagagagagagaaagttgcaaggaaagaaagtaaaagtagtagaatgtgtgagaaaaaaataaaaagtataaaatgaaataaaaaaggaagGGGTACAAATGAAGGGTGCAAGGGAGAAAAGAGTAAGGTATTTAAAAAATGCTATCTTACAGTTTAAGATTCTAAAATTTGGTTATCTCATAGTGATTAGAATTAGTTTTCTGATTGAATCATACAGAAATCTTCAATAACAAACgaattttggtaaaaaaatatattaaagcagGTATTTTAAGAATTTGCTAGACAATATAGAGTTtaaaaattgctttcttttagtaaaagttacatacTCATAACTAATTAATAAGTAactttattattatagtatagctGTGTACTCTTTAGCTATGAATGCCAAACAGTTCTAACTTACTACCCCTTCCaaacatctttaaccctttcattactgcatt of the Octopus sinensis linkage group LG1, ASM634580v1, whole genome shotgun sequence genome contains:
- the LOC118762150 gene encoding uncharacterized protein LOC118762150, which gives rise to MASIRCKKLRMGPNEVKCLIPKKTVKSAVWIILLVFTNIIYPCNGLRCWKCISENCHQLDPNAEAMTVVCKKGQSCLKVIYQLGRLFPRYKSIVRSCSAGICTSHTTEEFHNCSSNPRKYNVTGCFLRTCCDDKDFCNDSSIVNGYLGIYIGIVLSLSFSLFWLY